A genome region from Primulina eburnea isolate SZY01 chromosome 9, ASM2296580v1, whole genome shotgun sequence includes the following:
- the LOC140841625 gene encoding subtilisin-like protease SBT1.7, with amino-acid sequence MGKKFQLYMFWIVGFLLFACSCHVSVAVRGARTYIIHMAKSRMPAIFEDHSRWYESSLKSVSGSAEILYTYDNAIHGFSARMTPEEAEALEKRSGILSVIPELSYELHTTRTPSFLGLDQNSAMFPESESASDVVVGVLDTGAWPESRSYDDNGLGPVPSFWKGECEVGTNFTKSNCNRKLVGARYFSKGYEATLGPVDQSKESKSPRDDDGHGTHTSSTAAGSVVTGASLFGYAAGTARGMAPRARIAVYKVCWIGGCFSSDILAAIEKAIDDNVNVLSMSLGGGVSDYFRDSVASGTFAAMEKGILISSSAGNAGPSSYSLSNVAPWITTVGAGTLDRDFPAYVSLGNGKNYSGVSLYKGDPLPGKMLPLIYAGNATNATNGNLCMTGTLIPEKVDGKIVLCDRGVNPRVQKGSVIRAAGGAGMVLTNTAANGEELVADAHLLPATAVGQTTGETIKSYIFSDSNPTATIFFEGTKVGIQPSPVVAAFSSRGPNPITSNILKPDLIAPGVNILAGWSGAVGPTGLAEDTRRVGFNIISGTSMSCPHVSGLAALLKGAHPDWSPAAIRSALMTTAKVVDKNGKLIEDVSTGKPSTPFDHGAGHVDPVSALNPGLIYDLDVDDYLYFLCALNYTSNEISGLAKKNFTCDSSKTYTINDFNYPSFAVPLPATTDGTHGSGDGTSSNTVKHTRTLTNVGSPGTYKVSISTSEAFKVSVDPEELTFSQTNEKKSYTATFTAVSLKSVGANEFGRMEWSDGKHVVGSPIAVSWT; translated from the coding sequence ATGGGGAAAAAATTCCAACTTTACATGTTTTGGATTGTGGGTTTCCTTCTGTTTGCGTGTTCTTGCCATGTTTCCGTGGCTGTCAGGGGGGCGAGGACTTATATTATCCACATGGCGAAATCGAGAATGCCTGCCATTTTTGAGGATCATTCTCGCTGGTACGAATCGTCGCTGAAATCGGTGTCGGGCTCGGCGGAGATTCTGTACACTTATGATAACGCGATTCACGGATTCTCGGCCCGGATGACGCCGGAGGAGGCTGAGGCGCTGGAGAAACGGTCTGGGATTCTATCTGTTATACCGGAACTGAGCTATGAGCTTCACACGACGCGGACGCCGTCGTTTTTAGGATTGGATCAGAATTCTGCTATGTTCCCGGAATCTGAGTCTGCCAGTGATGTTGTTGTCGGGGTTTTGGACACTGGTGCGTGGCCAGAAAGCCGGAGCTACGATGATAATGGGCTCGGCCCGGTTCCGAGTTTCTGGAAGGGGGAATGTGAAGTTGGAACGAATTTCACTAAATCCAACTGTAACAGGAAGTTGGTTGGAGCCAGGTATTTTTCTAAGGGTTACGAGGCAACTCTAGGCCCAGTTGATCAGTCCAAGGAATCAAAATCTCCGCGTGATGACGATGGCCATGGCACGCACACCTCCTCCACCGCCGCTGGATCGGTTGTCACCGGCGCTAGCCTGTTTGGGTACGCAGCCGGGACTGCGCGAGGGATGGCGCCGCGTGCTCGGATTGCTGTGTATAAAGTCTGCTGGATAGGCGGCTGTTTTAGTTCTGATATTTTGGCGGCAATTGAGAAGGCCATCGACGATAATGTTAACGTTCTATCGATGTCTCTCGGCGGCGGAGTGTCCGATTACTTTAGGGATAGCGTTGCATCGGGAACATTTGCCGCCATGGAGAAGGGTATCTTGATTTCTAGCTCAGCTGGTAACGCCGGCCCAAGTTCCTACAGTTTGTCTAATGTAGCACCGTGGATAACCACTGTCGGTGCCGGGACTCTTGACCGTGACTTCCCGGCGTATGTCAGTCTCGGAAATGGGAAAAACTACTCCGGCGTTTCGCTTTACAAAGGCGACCCATTACCTGGAAAAATGCTTCCTTTGATTTACGCCGGAAACGCGACCAATGCTACCAATGGTAATCTCTGCATGACGGGTACTCTGATTCCTGAAAAAGTCGATGGAAAGATTGTGCTCTGTGACCGTGGGGTTAACCCAAGAGTTCAAAAGGGCTCCGTCATCAGAGCTGCTGGCGGGGCAGGGATGGTTTTAACCAACACCGCGGCAAACGGGGAGGAGCTTGTGGCAGACGCCCATCTTCTTCCAGCGACGGCGGTGGGGCAAACAACCGGCGaaacaatcaaatcatatatattCTCCGATTCCAACCCTACCGCCACAATTTTCTTCGAAGGCACCAAAGTCGGAATCCAACCCTCGCCCGTGGTTGCCGCTTTCAGCTCCAGGGGACCAAACCCCATCACTTCAAATATTCTGAAACCCGACTTGATAGCACCAGGTGTCAACATCCTAGCAGGCTGGTCCGGGGCAGTTGGACCGACAGGCCTCGCAGAGGACACCAGGCGCGTGGGATTCAACATAATCTCCGGCACTTCGATGTCCTGTCCCCATGTCAGCGGCCTAGCGGCTCTGCTCAAAGGCGCGCACCCAGACTGGAGCCCCGCCGCTATACGATCCGCGTTGATGACCACGGCCAAAGTCGTCGACAAAAACGGCAAATTAATCGAAGACGTCTCAACAGGAAAACCATCCACACCGTTCGACCACGGCGCCGGTCACGTGGATCCCGTCTCAGCTCTCAATCCTGGCCTCATCTACGACTTAGACGTGGACGATTACTTATACTTCCTCTGTGCATTGAATTACACCTCCAATGAAATCAGCGGCCTGGCCAAAAAGAACTTCACCTGCGACTCCAGCAAGACCTACACCATAAACGACTTCAATTATCCTTCGTTCGCGGTGCCCCTTCCCGCGACCACAGATGGTACCCACGGCAGCGGAGATGGTACCTCTTCGAATACAGTGAAGCACACAAGAACATTGACAAACGTTGGATCACCTGGAACGTACAAGGTTTCGATTTCTACCAGTGAAGCCTTCAAGGTATCAGTGGATCCGGAGGAGTTGACTTTTAGTCAGACGAACGAGAAAAAATCTTATACGGCGACGTTTACCGCTGTTTCCCTCAAGTCGGTGGGTGCTAATGAATTTGGGAGGATGGAATGGTCGGACGGGAAACACGTCGTGGGGAGCCCCATTGCTGTGAGTTGGACGTAG